The proteins below are encoded in one region of Clostridium pasteurianum DSM 525 = ATCC 6013:
- a CDS encoding helix-turn-helix domain-containing protein: MASLSILKNGKAKALRLSTLEAICRTLEC, encoded by the coding sequence ATGGCTAGTCTTTCCATATTGAAAAATGGAAAGGCAAAAGCCCTTCGATTATCAACTTTAGAGGCAATTTGTAGGACTCTAGAATGTTAG
- a CDS encoding amino acid permease codes for MSENENLSRGLKNRHVQLLAIGGAIGTGLFLGAGRSIHLAGPSILFAYTITGAICFLIMRALGELLLSNLNYHSFVDFVHDYLGNTAAFITGWTYWFCWISLAMADLTASGLYIQYWFPSIPQWVPSFIFLLILLAMNLTAVKLFGEMEFWFALIKIVAILLLIIIGIFMIVKGFSTNAGVSSFSNLWNHGGWFPNGASGFILSFQMVVFAFTGIELVGLTAGETENPAQVIPKAINNIPIRIIIFYIGALIVIMSIYPWNSINPAKSPFVQVFAAVGIAAAASIINFVVLTSAASACNSGIFSTSRMVYSLAKEDNAPKSMEKLTSHKVPSNALIFSAAVILISVILSYIMPEGVFVLITSVSTFCFIFIWAIIVVCHLKYRKANPELAAKSKFKMPFYPIANYVILAFIAFVLVVLALNKETRVALFVTPVWFIMLWVIYSKVSVPSFSKDTAKLHKIE; via the coding sequence ATGTCGGAAAATGAAAATCTATCCAGAGGGTTAAAAAATCGTCATGTTCAGTTACTTGCAATTGGAGGTGCAATTGGAACTGGATTATTTCTTGGTGCAGGCAGATCCATTCATCTGGCTGGTCCATCTATTTTATTTGCATACACCATAACAGGGGCAATTTGTTTCCTTATTATGCGTGCTCTTGGGGAATTATTGCTTTCCAATTTAAATTATCATTCTTTTGTAGATTTTGTACATGATTATTTAGGAAACACAGCAGCATTTATTACAGGATGGACCTATTGGTTCTGCTGGATTTCACTTGCTATGGCTGATTTAACTGCTTCAGGACTTTATATTCAGTACTGGTTCCCAAGTATACCTCAATGGGTTCCAAGCTTTATATTCCTTTTAATTTTACTAGCTATGAACCTTACTGCAGTAAAATTATTTGGTGAAATGGAATTCTGGTTTGCATTGATTAAAATTGTTGCAATTTTATTGCTGATTATAATTGGTATATTTATGATTGTTAAAGGATTTTCTACAAATGCTGGTGTATCTAGTTTTTCAAATCTTTGGAATCACGGTGGTTGGTTTCCAAATGGGGCAAGTGGTTTTATACTTTCTTTCCAAATGGTTGTATTTGCTTTTACTGGAATTGAATTGGTTGGTTTAACAGCTGGTGAAACTGAAAATCCAGCACAGGTTATTCCAAAGGCCATTAATAACATTCCAATTAGAATTATTATTTTCTACATAGGGGCACTTATTGTTATTATGAGTATATATCCATGGAATTCAATTAATCCAGCTAAGAGTCCCTTTGTACAGGTATTTGCTGCAGTGGGAATTGCAGCAGCAGCAAGTATTATAAATTTTGTTGTACTGACATCAGCTGCGTCTGCTTGTAACAGCGGTATATTCAGTACAAGTCGTATGGTTTATTCTCTTGCCAAAGAAGATAATGCACCTAAGTCAATGGAAAAATTAACTTCTCATAAAGTGCCTTCTAATGCTTTAATATTCTCTGCAGCTGTCATATTAATTTCAGTTATCCTGAGCTATATTATGCCAGAAGGAGTATTTGTACTTATTACCAGTGTATCAACATTCTGCTTTATATTTATTTGGGCTATTATAGTTGTCTGTCATCTAAAATATCGCAAAGCTAATCCTGAACTTGCGGCTAAGAGCAAATTCAAAATGCCCTTTTACCCAATTGCCAACTATGTAATTTTAGCATTTATTGCTTTTGTTTTAGTTGTATTGGCGCTTAATAAAGAGACTCGTGTGGCCCTATTTGTAACACCTGTATGGTTTATAATGCTTTGGGTGATTTATAGTAAGGTTAGTGTTCCTTCTTTCTCAAAGGATACAGCTAAATTACATAAAATAGAATAA
- a CDS encoding FAD-binding protein, translating to MYDIVIVGAGPAGATLARLLGKKLKILIMDKRQLLDMNSKSNFEKCCGGLLAPDAQQMLAKFGLGIPKDILVGPQLFTVRTIDIQNNIEQYYQRHYINVHREKFDKWLVSMVPPEVTVVCEAVFKRFEIANDNNIKVQYFEQGKERTIYTKVLVGADGAFSTVRRKISLDSRNPKTYISIQEYYKMNSNLPYFSSIFDDDITDFYSWTIPKDDLLVLGTAVMPKNKPYEKFMALKKKLILRGFEFGPCVKKNGAYLLRPEKLDQICLGKANIPLIGEAAGWISPSSAEGLSYSFKSAYALANAIQKRPDSIIAEYYRNTNKLRINIRLKHLKSPFMYNTFLRKIAMKSGLMSMDIIN from the coding sequence ATGTACGATATAGTGATTGTTGGAGCTGGACCAGCCGGAGCCACTTTAGCCAGACTGCTTGGTAAAAAATTAAAAATATTAATTATGGATAAAAGGCAACTGCTAGATATGAATTCTAAAAGCAATTTTGAAAAATGTTGCGGTGGATTACTTGCTCCGGATGCACAGCAGATGCTAGCCAAGTTTGGACTAGGCATTCCTAAAGATATATTAGTTGGGCCTCAGCTATTTACGGTGAGAACTATCGATATTCAGAATAACATAGAACAGTATTATCAACGTCACTACATAAATGTTCATCGAGAGAAATTTGATAAATGGTTAGTTTCAATGGTTCCTCCTGAAGTTACAGTAGTTTGTGAGGCAGTCTTTAAAAGATTTGAAATAGCAAATGATAATAATATTAAGGTGCAATATTTTGAACAGGGGAAAGAACGTACTATTTATACAAAAGTTTTGGTAGGTGCAGATGGAGCTTTTTCAACTGTAAGAAGAAAGATTTCATTAGACTCACGAAATCCCAAGACATATATTTCAATTCAAGAATACTATAAAATGAATAGTAATCTACCATATTTCTCTTCCATATTTGATGATGATATCACTGATTTTTATTCATGGACAATTCCAAAGGATGATTTACTTGTTTTGGGAACAGCAGTTATGCCAAAGAATAAACCCTATGAAAAATTTATGGCATTAAAAAAGAAGCTTATTTTGAGAGGGTTTGAGTTTGGTCCCTGTGTAAAGAAAAATGGTGCTTATTTATTGAGACCTGAAAAACTGGATCAGATTTGTCTTGGTAAAGCAAATATTCCATTAATTGGTGAAGCTGCTGGCTGGATTAGTCCTAGTTCCGCTGAGGGATTAAGTTATTCATTTAAAAGTGCATATGCATTAGCAAATGCAATACAAAAGCGGCCTGATAGTATTATTGCTGAATATTATCGAAATACCAATAAACTACGGATTAATATAAGATTGAAACATCTCAAGTCACCATTTATGTACAACACTTTTTTAAGGAAGATAGCAATGAAATCAGGTTTAATGAGTATGGATATTATTAATTAA